DNA from Zonotrichia leucophrys gambelii isolate GWCS_2022_RI chromosome 5, RI_Zleu_2.0, whole genome shotgun sequence:
GGCTTCCCACCTCAGAGGTCCTGTCCAAGATTACAAGGGTGTTGGCCTGTTCAGTGGTCCATCAGCTGTTTCTGCCTGCTTTTGCATGGCATTCTAACTTGTTTTCTAGGTGGAGGACATCATGGAGTCAATGTGAGCGACCCTGGGCCGAAGGCAGtgcctgctgtgagcagccGAGCCAAGGGGAAGGACAGACTGACAGGCAGAGCCAGAAGgtgaggagctggcagcactgccatggTGTGCACGTCCACGCCTCACTCCCTGCCTAGTTATGAAgaggcagcctctgccagggcctcaccacacTCACATGGAAGCATATGCCACCTAACACTTCCCTGtgtcagtgggaagccattggcccttgtcctgtcactgcaggcccttgtaaatagtctctctGACTTCCAAGCTACTTCAAAGTAATTTTAGCCTTCAATATCTGCCTCTGTGATTGCTGTCGTGGAGACCTGGGGCACTTGGGCGCTGTCAGGCAAGCAGGCCCACACTCTGGCAGGCATCAGCACAAGCAAATTCTGTCTTCTTAGTCTGACTCAACTGTCTGTTCTGGCAATTGAAGTTCATGTGCTCATTACAAGCAGAATTACAACAACCAGTTCATTAAGATTTAGTGATCTCAAATGAGTGTCTCTGGGTAGGCCTGGACAAGAGGCTCAGACAAGGAATACATGGCCCTGGAAGAAATCCCTGTCTGGGTGTCAGGCAAGGGACACTGGCTTTTTAAGAACTTCAAGGCCTAAATTCTGATTACTTTTTCTTGACAGATGGGATGCAAAAGAAGGCGAGGACATGTCTCTTGTGAAGGATGACCTTGATGGCCAGGTGAGTTCCTAAGTTGCAGGCTGGCAGCTGAGATTTGCAAACACATGCACTATCAGGAATATTGGATAATCTCAGCAGTAAGAAAGGTTGGCAAGGGACCAAGGAATCTCTATTCTATTCCAGAGCTGGCATAGAGCTGGTTTTGGGTAACTGTACTCACCACTAACACTCCTCACATGGCCTGGTTACTGCTTACCCTGACCCTCTGTCAGCACAACCACCTCACCTATTCTGGTCCCTGAACACTTCTCCACCTACATCCTTTTACATCCTTTTTTCTCAGGTTTTCAGAACCATCACAGACTAGAAATACGATATACTGGTATTTTAATAAGCTAAACTTCATATGTCCTTTGTTTCTCAGAGGAGCTTTGGTATGGACAGGCAGAAGAGCAGAGGTGACGAGGGGGTGGAAGAGAactgcacagctgagctggaggaaaaggggaagcaGCCAAGCCTCCAGGATCACGGGGCCTCCTCCTCCCAGCGGCTGCGAAGTGGGAAGGTCCAGCCTGCCCAGAATGGCcagaaggaggagcagaggggagtgaggggctgcagcacagaggtgtCTGTGGCCAGTGCTGGGGACTCAGAGTCAGGGCCCAAGCCAAGCAGGGAAAATGTTGGGGAAGATGCCAATGGgaagcctggcactgctgacgTCTCCCAGGAGAAGGAGAGCACTGACAGCAGTGCTTCACAGAGCAGCCTACAGAACACTCTGCAAGGCACCAGGCCTGGCAGCGAGGAGACCTTGTCACTGCCCGTGGGAGCTAATGTAGATGGAGCTGGGTTGGAGAAGCAGCCAGCTTCGGAACAGGAGTCCTCTGAGAACTCTTCCAGCAGCCACGGAGGAAAGCTcgacacagcagcaggagacaggCTGGATGCAGACCAAGGACAGCTGGTGAGCAAAGGAGGGGAAGAAGTGACCCAAACCACTGTTCTTGAGGGACAGGCACTTGCACTGAAAGGAAGTGAAGATGCTGAAGGCACTGAACAACACGAGCCTTTGCCCCCAGAGAAAGCCAGCTCTGACAAGGCTGTTGTGCCTGAGCAGGACATGGCAAAATCCCAGTCTGGGGAAGGGGACCAGCCTGAGGActgcaaggacaaggacagtggggacactcaCAACTAGCAGATTGCCCCAGCTTGCCTGAGACATAAGGTGAGTCATTGCATTAATGCTCTCAGCCATTGTACAGAGCCACAACTCCATTTTCTGAGGTACAAAGGCATCATACCAGATAACTGTTTAGAAATGTTCATTAGCAGTGCTATGGATCTCTTAAGGTAATTAAATCTGTGGATCACAAAGGCCTGTCCTGCAGTGGGTGGGGAAGGAATGCAAAGTCAGACAAAAATTTAGACAGAAAACTGGGCTGCTGAAGTTCGTTGATGACACACATTAGTTAGGGCACATACTGATCTATTCCTGGGAAACTATGACCTTAGAAAGGATGGGAGGAATAACCTCAGTGGGATGagtttatttctgtctctgggGTGATCACAACTTGAGGTCAGTGTGGTCCTTCCCCAAAACACTTGCAGAGCCACAGGGGTCCACCTCGTGGGCAGAGCTCGAGAGAAGGTTGATTGTATGTGGGATTCTCTTCCAGTAGAAGGTCTGTGAGTGCTACACTTTGAATTACACATGGTAACACTGATGTGCAGGGCAGTGTATAAATGCACAGGGTGAGATGATTCCTGGTGTAAAGGCCCACAAACCAAACAGAAGGGAGGGAGAACAGAGCCAGTTATGGAGCAATGCTCCAGGTTTTAcacaaacaaataatttttcttccataaagGCAAATGCAAAGCCAGGAGAAGGAACAAAGGATGACAAGCACAAAGTTAAGGTAGAaatgaggaggaaggggaaaggagagagggTAGGGGCTCTTTGCAAGGTGTGCTTTTTCCAGGCAATGTCCCACAGAGCAGAACCTCACACTAAACAGAGATGAGTATTCCCAGAACACAGTTCAGCTTGCCTAACATGGGAGTGGCTCTCAGGATACTCGTGCCTCTCTCctgcacagaggcagcagctctgttccATAAGTAGGCACGGGAGGCAatgagctgctcagagccaggcaggcagaTCCCCCCACCAAGTGCCTTTCCCGGATTCCAGAAGCTTTTCTGCAGACCCTACACAGCAATGTGTCCCCTGGTGTTGCTCAGTATTCCTCCCAGAGGTACAAATGAGCTTAGGGATGAAGTGGCTAAGCTGCTAACAAAGACTCTCCCTATAATCCAATCCATATAAAAGGCAGGGAGAAGTGCAAGCGTCATAGTGATTTCAAAAAGACAAAACATCAGGaaccagcaggagctggttcTATGTTTGAACTAAAATTCCTTCAAGTGAGGGAAATTAATTCCAACAGCATTTATAGGAGTATGTTATGAAACACCTGGATGGACATAGTGGGAGATTACTGTCCAGCCACGCCTCTCCaatctcccaaaattcccaccaaatTAGAGGATGGAGGAATTAATGACTGCTTTGCTCACTCAGGATAACTTTAATTAGACACCAACTAAGAGGAAATGATAAATTAGAGTAGTCCATTTTCATCTCAGCGATGGAGATTCCCATGGTTTGGTAATAGGGCCCTGAGTCCACTTCAGAGCTCAGCAGGTATGTGTAACAGCTGGAAACATCTGTACTCAGTGATAACGATGTGCTGGCCCCCTGCCCGGCTCGTGGGGCCCGTGTCCTACTCACATTAAATGCAGATCTCACATCCCTTCCTGCACAagtgcagccctgtgcagccaCCACGTGGGTTTCACAGCTCCCCCTCCCTATGTCTATTTATGGCACTAAAAATCTCCAGCACCTTCAAATCAGTGGGAGATGCTGTGCAGAGAGTGTGGTGGGGCTTTCATCCTTCGCTTCAAATAACAAGGAATAAATATTTACTCGAAGTGCAGGACTGGAATCCCTGGAGAACGTCCAACAAGTCCCAGAGAAGTAAACGATACACAAAAACCACAGAAGCTTTTCCCTGAATTCTCTTGAGAAAATTAATCTTAACATCTTTAGAGAAAATGCAGCTGGGGGTAgatttccagagcagctccagggatctGACCTTGCAGCACTGGCTGACGTAAACAGgagtggggcaggcagggcctgagtgctgcAGGACCGAGGAGGTCAGCAGAGGTCGGCTCTGATGCAAACCAGCGCCCAAGGTTGGTGCAGGAAACAGCACAAGCAGAAACCAGCACTTCCCAAAACAGCTGTGGAGCTGCCGAAGGACAACCAGCTTCCTTGAGGTTCAGGAGACAGGAAGGTACCATCTGCTGGTATGTCTGGGGAGTTGGCCTAGGATTGGCAGGGTCAAGGGCTTGCCTTGAATAGCATTGGCTTCCCTGGtccttcctgcagcccacaCCACCCTCTGGAGCCCATCCTCGTGCCATGGGCATTTTAAATTCCCAGAGCACCTCTGAGTACCACCTAAGTGGAGAGCTCGGTCTTTACGCAGTCAGGGAGTGGGACTTGACATAGTTGTCTCCATATCTCTGGAGTCATGGCACAACGTGGGAGGACAGTGTTAACATTGGAAAACACAGGGACTCTGTGAGAATGGTGCAAGAGACTCGGGACACACAGGGAAGGCTCCAGAGCTGTTGAGGGAATGTTGTTTAGTCTAGGAAAATGAAGGCAGAAAGCAGTGGAATTGTGATCTCTGTAGATAGGTGGGTAGTGAACATCAGCAAAGGGGAAGAAACGTCCAAGCCAGAACACAATGCTGGGACAGGGACCAATGTATTGGAGAAGCCCAGGAACAAATATGGGAAAATTAGGACAAGGTGGCTTCCAGAGCACTTGGAAGCTCACCATGGCTGAATCCTGAGGGCCACTTACTGCAGCTTAACACGTCTAAACATAACTCAGGGCTCTGATGGGCGAGCTGCTGCCATTCCAAACACCAGGAATGGAGCTGCTCTCATATCCCACAGTTGTTCCTGCTAACCCAGACCTTCATCAGCTGTGTTCAGCTGCAGCTTCAGGGAGTTCTGCACATCCCTCCATCACATGGGCCTGACCAGTAGGTCCCACAAGGACCTGCTGTTGGCTTGGCTGTGAAGGCCATCCCAGTGACATTGcccagccagccaggctgggaggtgTGAGACAGACAGCAGTGATCTGTGGCAATCCTTTCCTGTGACACTGACACACAAAGGGAATTCTGCCACCACACAATTCCCACTCTggtggcagagcccaggcagcacaaggtggcagtgctgccctgagccccagctcacagccagcccacagctgctccatctcccactgtccctggagTTATGTATGGGAAAGAGGATACAGTGGGAAATGTGAGAAAGGCTAATCACTCTGGCTAATTACCATGCGAAGTAATGACTTTAAAGCCCACCAGTGTCTTGGCTGTAAAGACTCACTCAAGCATGGGAAGGTGTCTGTATTAAAAGGATAGTACTGCAAAGCAGGAAAGGGAATTGTCTCCCAGCACTGAAACACAGTCAGAGCCTTCTGAAAGCATCAGTGATCAAATAGATCCACAATAGAAGAACTCGTGCTGGAGTCAGCTCAGACTCATAAACCACATTACTTTACAATATCTGGACCACCAAGTGTGACTGACAGTCTGCTTCTGGCCCTTCCCAGTGTCATTAAATCCCAGTGTGCTgccacagcactgagcagccctgggcagcaggacacagccagccctcactgctgcacacagacaGGAGAAGGAATTAAGTCTCCAGCAACAATCTCATCTCAGCTGTACACAGCATCAGTTGTGTCAGCACCTCGGGTCTGATTTCAGTGCAGTTCCTTATTAAACACATGTGGCTGTGTCTTTAGATGATTCCTTGAGAAGTTTCTTTTTTATGCAAGCCAAGTTTCCTGTGACCTCTCCTGCCTTTGGAGGATTTAATCTCTTCTTTTTTATATCCCTCTCCCTGACCTTTCTTGAGAGCTTTGGGTGCTGAAATCTGCATCAGCAAAAGGCAGATCTATGGATTTAAACATGGATGCAGGAAAATGCCAGCTCAGCAATTCTGAGCAGCACCCAAGCTGGCAactagaaaagaataaaaattctgCCTTTCCCAGTTAAATTCAGCATGTCTGGGTCTAGGACCAGCTCTAGGACAGCAGGCTCCACTCACAGGATAGTTTTTCATTAGGAAAAGCTGATTCAGCCTCTGCCTTTGGGGTTCACAAGTGCTGCTCACCCAGGCCAGGTTCACCAGGAAGGATCACAAAGCCCTACCTGAAATCAGCCTCTTCTCTtggtgctccaggtgctgaaCCAGCACACACAAGAACACATCAGGATTGCTGTTCCTGAGATATAAGGAAAGAGTAAAGTTGATGTATCCCAGAGGAGGACTGAGAGTGTTTAATCCAAACTGGTACAGTCAGCTCGtcccctgggctgcagagcctcCACTGCTCCTGTTCTGATTTGGCAGCAGGTATCTGGGTTATGCCCCAGTGGTGCCTCCCAAGCAGCCCCAGCCgtgcaggaagggcagggtgGAACTCAGCAGACATTTTAATTTACAGCTCAGCAGTTCCCTGGAGACTGATAATCCTGCGGCTGTCTCTGCTCTTGTTTCACAGGATAACGTGCTGGAGGCAGTAGAGGAGAAGAGGAGCACAAGCTTGTCCTCACTCTTGTACCTTCTATGAAATCAGCTTCAGCACCTGTGCAGTGCCCTTTAGCACCATTCACAACGTGGGGTCCCCATCAGCACCCACTCACAGTTCTGGCATCCCCCTTCCCTATCCGTGTGTCAAAGGACAGGGAAGGGTGCACACACTCCCACCCTACAGAGAAAACACCATCACTTATCTATTTGTTTGGCATATATTGCAGCTGCGTGGCAAGACAAGGAAATGTCTACTGGAtgcactttattttatttaatgactAATTCGTTTTAAACTTATGGCTTGGGTTTCTGGGCACACatgctgttttttcccccaaacgCTGGAGGCacgtgccaggggctgtgccagcaacTGGAACAGCAGGAAGAGGTGACTGGCAAAGCAGAAGGGTGAGGTGTTAGGGTGTAGTTCAGTAGGTGGGTGAAGAAGTTGTGTTCAGAGCTCTTGTACTAGAGGTTTGCACGTGGTTGAAGTGTTGGCAAAGGTGTACGGTagtggcaggggctgtggggcatgagcaggatggatggatggatggatggatggatggagcgCTTCTGACAAGCACAGATCAAGCCAGCACCTCCTCCTTGAAGAGCCTCCAGCTGTTCTCCCCTTTTAGAGGCTGAGGAGCACATCAGGACAGTGCTTTGTGCCAAGGAAGGTGCCTGCTTGGGTGCCAGGTGTGTGCATAACCCAGCAAACTCCGTGCCCCCTTCCCAAGCGTAACTGGGCATCCCTGCAGCACGGCAAGGAGGGGGACAGCACAATAATCTTCCTCCCCCACCACACTGCCCAAAGCAGTTGGCAGCAGGACCCAAACTGGAGCTGGAGGTCCAAGACTTTGTATTAAACATTTTCACTTTCCTGGTTGTGCCTTCCATAGCCTTGTGTTTCATTAAGAGAGCAGGAATCCTCTCTAAGCTGCTCTGCAGACCTTCTGACCTGGCCTTAAAGATACCTTTCAAATGGAGGATCTGGAGGAGCTTTACAAGCACAAACATGTAGGAATTCTAGCTGCTTGGCTTTCCAGTTACAGCAAGCTAGGACCCAGCTGGAATACAGCTATCAGTTAAGGAGAAGGCACAAGGAATAACACAACATAATTTCTGACTTCTGAATGACAGGGCAGAGTGGGCATCACCCTCACTTCAAGGATGCTGTAGAATTTGATGCCAGAGTAAGCGTCCCTGGGACAGGTATATGTGGAGACTGCCTGGAATATCCTGCAGGATGTTGGCTGACCAGGCTGGCAGACTGCCCTGGAGATCAGGTTGGCACGTGTGGACTGAAATACTCTATGCTGCTTTAATAAACTAATATTTGCACAGACAAGCATTTGTTTTCCCACGTGACTCAGACCCGTGACACCTATCATGAAGCACAAGCCTGGGAATTTCCTCTTTGTGCCAAATTCAGGAGACTTTACTGGCATCACACCAGGTATTATCAAGAAACAGAGCATGCAGCTTTTGTGTTTTATCAGTAGAAACATCTCCACCCCACCAAAGCCCAGACTGGGTTTATTTGGACTTATCCAACAGATAAAACAGATAAACAGAAGATTGTAAAACTGCTCCAGGTCCTGGAGCATCTCCATCACTGTTAAAGGCTGATTTTCCTTATCTGACTGGCTCAAAAACCTGCTTGCAAttgtttagttttttaattcattattattttgtaCATCAGGTTTGTGACCTGGCTCTTGGTCCAGTCAGACTGAGTCATT
Protein-coding regions in this window:
- the CCDC9B gene encoding coiled-coil domain-containing protein 9B isoform X2, producing the protein MSNMHRADAAVDDAVLRKKEQKDVELDKKILALRKKNEALIRRYQEIEEDKKRAEQEGMAVTSRRPKQDGLTITITKAHNDKRVVSEKRGNPCPTSPGFGIGSEEEEEEEEADHMFTFRMGKRVQLAVTMDNKAKGKRIVSEKRAESFPGPGRVPDLSEEEMDHLVAFRRGRRMQIAITMDNKEKGEERRTAEKRRTESDRGPESEHSRKDGGKPVQKSPGDPSFPMSGRERSEYMRWKREREQIDLERLARHKNAKGEWRRAWDVEKSEHMFEEDFVKDGEPALDNPSSKKGGRNARKFQHRSFPAEGRGGGHHGVNVSDPGPKAVPAVSSRAKGKDRLTGRARRWDAKEGEDMSLVKDDLDGQRSFGMDRQKSRGDEGVEENCTAELEEKGKQPSLQDHGASSSQRLRSGKVQPAQNGQKEEQRGVRGCSTEVSVASAGDSESGPKPSRENVGEDANGKPGTADVSQEKESTDSSASQSSLQNTLQGTRPGSEETLSLPVGANVDGAGLEKQPASEQESSENSSSSHGGKLDTAAGDRLDADQGQLVSKGGEEVTQTTVLEGQALALKGSEDAEGTEQHEPLPPEKASSDKAVVPEQDMAKSQSGEGDQPEDCKDKDSGDTHN